Proteins encoded within one genomic window of Ranitomeya variabilis isolate aRanVar5 chromosome 4, aRanVar5.hap1, whole genome shotgun sequence:
- the PWWP2B gene encoding PWWP domain-containing protein 2B, with protein MEAEDGQELRVGSLVPVLLEQVVDDTLVVTLSLGERRYTGVLLDCSKKSGLFCVPPASVPKNEDPPCNSSYNSILGDANFIHPVCETPNYDTGLPVTSNTDQVPPLLPPPGTAPPYPPYFEGAPFPPPLWLRHSYNQWVPQPPPRNIKRTKRRMSRNRDPGRLIMSTIRLRPRQVLCEKCKNTLNTEGAPKDKQNSRSSRRLHNEDKERLRVESDPEEKKTGKERREENSASRDLVPKSPIKDLVHRSPVIKISYSTPQGKGEVVKIPSRVHGSIEPFCPNKAQENGSGDHEMSKDVDICQTPKRLMDRSTHSQVASIPKLKLTKPLHSNVDVPPPKIRLKPQRISDGQSVSIYKSELIDEINVLQSSREPETESSAFYMDDTAERSYHDVSLGSSGEDEDFKGFPLNQEGANLNLLGNFRKRKADSSSVSLCSNDSLDESKSSCLELNQMDFCDILPGDISVSSSKDEQKTVPPLTVRLHSKSVLNCITVEGKTISVGDIVWGKVHGFPWWPARILSINVNQKENGDPSWQEATVSWFGSPTTSSLSVSKVSSFSEFFKLRFNRKKKGVYRKAITEAAKATNHLTPEIRELLMQCET; from the coding sequence GTCTGGATTGTTTTGTGTGCCACCAGCTTCAGTTCCAAAAAATGAAGACCCACCGTGCAATAGTTCCTATAACAGTATTCTTGGAGATGCCAATTTTATACATCCTGTATGTGAGACACCCAATTATGACACTGGTCTCCCTGTAACAAGTAACACTGATCAAGTTCCTCCACTCCTTCCACCTCCTGGGACAGCGCCACCTTATCCTCCTTACTTTGAAGGTGCTCCTTTTCCCCCTCCTCTATGGTTGAGGCACTCATACAATCAGTGggttcctcagcctccacctcgaaaTATTAAAAGGACAAAAAGACGAATGTCAAGAAACAGAGACCCTGGTCGGCTCATAATGAGTACAATTAGGCTACGTCCTAGGCAGGTCCTGTGCGAGAAATGCAAAAACACTTTAAATACGGAGGGGGCTCCTAAAGATAAGCAAAACTCTAGAAGTAGTAGGAGGCTTCATAATGAGGATAAAGAACGCCTGAGGGTTGAGTCAGATCCTGAAGAGAAGAAGACTGGAAAGGAGAGACGGGAGGAAAATAGTGCCTCTAGAGACTTAGTACCTAAGAGTCCCATTAAAGATTTGGTGCATAGGAGTCCAGTCATTAAGATCTCATATAGTACACCGCAAGGTAAAGGGGAAGTAGTAAAGATTCCTTCGCGTGTACACGGTTCCATCGAGCCTTTCTGTCCAAATAAAGCTCAAGAAAATGGAAGCGGGGACCATGAAATGTCGAAGGATGTAGACATTTGTCAAACTCCTAAACGCTTGATGGACAGATCAACGCATAGTCAGGTGGCTTCCATTCCAAAGTTAAAGTTAACTAAGCCTTTGCATTCCAATGTAGATGTCCCCCCACCCAAAATTAGACTAAAGCCCCAGAGGATTAGTGATGGACAGAGTGTTTCAATCTATAAATCTGAGCTAATTGATGAGAtaaatgttcttcaaagtagcaggGAACCAGAGACAGAGtcttctgctttttatatggacgaCACTGCAGAAAGAAGTTATCATGATGTCTCATTGGGAAGCTCAGGGGAAGATGAGGATTTTAAAGGGTTTCCGCTTAACCAAGAAGGAGCTAACTTAAATTTACTTGGCAATTTTCGCAAAAGGAAAGCCGATTCTTCTAGCGTGTCATTGTGCAGTAATGACAGCTTGGATGAGTCAAAATCTTCTTGCTTGGAGTTAAACCAGATGGATTTTTGTGATATTCTTCCTGGTGATATTTCGGTGTCCTCGTCTAAAGatgaacagaaaactgtgccaccgcTTACGGTTAGACTGCATTCTAAAAGTGTTTTGAATTGTATCACTGTAGAAGGAAAAACTATCTCAGTAGGAGATATCGTATGGGGGAAAGTTCATGGATTTCCATGGTGGCCTGCACGTATTCTAAGTATTAATGTGAACCAAAAAGAAAACGGTGATCCGTCTTGGCAAGAGGCTACTGTCTCTTGGTTTGGTTCTCCAACAACCTCTAGTTTATCTGTTTCAAAAGTTTCTTCTTTCTCTGAATTTTTCAAACTGAGGTTCAACCGAAAGAAAAAAGGTGTCTACCGTAAAGCTATTACAGAAGCCGCCAAGGCGACCAATCACCTAACTCCAGAAATTAGGGAACTCTTGATGCAGTGTGAAACGTAA